In Poecilia reticulata strain Guanapo linkage group LG1, Guppy_female_1.0+MT, whole genome shotgun sequence, one genomic interval encodes:
- the LOC103462653 gene encoding uncharacterized protein LOC103462653 isoform X2, which produces MLRWTSSHAGLLQPKPVPANSPTPVTGAACEMSNWHNSAPPPSAELVYRGPKPTIPKFIHPDPSEFARLRMALENLLPPNATEVFKYQIPVDHLKFDEARLIADAYLNSPKPYTDTMAALHDKFGQPHQLALRKIASVLDGPEIRRGDIAAFQRFSLQVQSLVGLLQTLGLEGEVELNCGSHVARLISKLPPEQRADFHRHQFKLPGTTYTLYDLSEWLRHESWCQGFDSQDGGKGSRDRTCRKADAHPFKQTVTVLHNVKGPPEHTSLPPKESRARGKIKSKAYCAYCESTEHYFSQCDGVVKLSKEEIKNWIQVNK; this is translated from the coding sequence ATGTTACGCTGGACATCAAGTCATGCAGGTCTGTTGCAACCAAAGCCTGTTCCAGCTAACTCCCCTACTCCAGTCACAGGGGCTGCGTGTGAGATGTCAAATTGGCACAATTCAGCTCCACCTCCTTCAGCTGAGTTAGTGTATAGGGGGCCCAAACCAACAATTCCAAAGTTTATTCATCCAGATCCTTCTGAGTTTGCCAGGCTCCGGATGGCCCTGGAAAACCTACTCCCTCCTAATGCAACTGAGGTCTTTAAGTATCAAATACCTGTGGACCATCTTAAGTTTGATGAAGCTCGGCTAATAGCTGACGCTTACCTGAACTCACCAAAGCCTTATACTGACACCATGGCTGCCCTCCATGATAAATTTGGACAACCACATCAGCTCGCCTTAAGGAAAATAGCAAGTGTCTTAGATGGCCCAGAAATAAGGCGAGGTGATATAGCAGCCTTCCAAAGGTTCTCTCTCCAGGTGCAATCCCTAGTTGGTCTGTTGCAAACATTAGGACTTGAGGGAGAAGTAGAACTGAACTGTGGCTCTCACGTTGCCCGTCTGATAAGCAAGCTCCCTCCAGAGCAAAGAGCTGACTTTCATCGACATCAGTTCAAACTACCTGGCACCACCTACACCCTGTATGACTTATCTGAATGGCTTCGTCATGAGTCATGGTGCCAGGGGTTTGATAGCCAAGATGGTGGGAAGGGTAGTAGAGACCGGACCTGCAGAAAGGCAGATGCCCATCCCTTCAAACAGACTGTAACAGTCCTACACAATGTGAAAGGACCCCCAGAACACACTTCCCTGCCTCCAAAGGAGAGTAGAGCTAGAGGGAAGATTAAGAGCAAAGCCTATTGTGCCTACTGTGAGAGCACAGAACATTATTTCAGTCAATGTGATGGTGTAGTTAAGCTCTccaaagaagaaataaagaactGGATTCAAGTTAACAAATGA